A genomic stretch from Nocardia wallacei includes:
- a CDS encoding DUF1048 domain-containing protein encodes MGIRDIIEGRREWRAHMARVKALPPDYQIVYQEMQKYFFKVGPVELADGSLLSGVVDFFEEGVAGGKSVMEIVGDDVAAFCDDLMKDSKTFAEIYQESASR; translated from the coding sequence ATGGGTATTCGCGACATCATCGAGGGCAGGCGGGAGTGGCGAGCGCACATGGCGCGGGTCAAGGCGCTCCCACCCGATTACCAGATCGTCTACCAGGAGATGCAGAAGTACTTTTTCAAGGTCGGGCCGGTCGAGCTGGCCGACGGCAGCCTGCTGTCGGGCGTGGTCGATTTCTTCGAGGAAGGGGTCGCGGGCGGCAAAAGCGTCATGGAAATCGTCGGCGATGACGTCGCGGCATTCTGCGACGATCTGATGAAGGACTCGAAGACCTTTGCCGAGATCTACCAGGAGTCGGCGTCGCGGTAG
- a CDS encoding AMP-binding protein encodes MAPRALAALARDFRRFGPTPAMLLAASAIRFPERIAVIDERGELTYRQLQRRTEAIAAALYALSPAAPRSVGIVCRNHRGFAEAMGAGAQLGAELIFVNTELPPPQLAAILRRHDPDVLVYDEEYAAAVEEAGYPGIRVLAWHEPGSAARPPTLDQLAAQHHPAPPPVRRAVRLTLLTSGTTGLSKGVPRVVKPQAIALLTATAMALLRLRSSDRVLVAPPFFHGFGLLALLGPLALGATAICRRRFDARLALDDMARHRVTVLMAVPVMLQRLLAVPELAASAPSRSALRSIVTGAAPISAGTVAGVLDAFGPILINGYGSTEAGLVTIAGPADLVAAPNTAGRPALGVSVRILRADRTAAPVGETGMIFVRTALEYTGYTPDATARATAKEVVDGHVNTGDMGHIDARGLLYIDGRSDDMIVSGGENVFPGEVEERLTTHPGIADAVVIGVPDAEFGQVLHAFVVAATDVETPSDDELRQYVRAGLERYKVPKRFVVLDEIPRNASGKVLRGRLRDAS; translated from the coding sequence ATGGCGCCGCGGGCGCTGGCGGCCCTGGCCCGGGACTTCCGCCGGTTCGGCCCGACCCCGGCGATGTTGTTGGCGGCCAGCGCGATTCGCTTCCCCGAGCGCATCGCGGTGATCGACGAACGCGGCGAGCTGACCTACCGGCAGTTGCAGCGGCGCACGGAGGCGATCGCGGCGGCGCTGTATGCCCTCTCGCCCGCCGCGCCGCGATCGGTGGGCATCGTCTGCCGCAATCATCGCGGGTTCGCCGAGGCGATGGGCGCGGGCGCGCAACTGGGCGCGGAGTTGATCTTCGTCAATACCGAGCTGCCGCCGCCGCAACTGGCGGCGATCCTGCGCCGCCACGACCCCGACGTCCTCGTCTACGACGAGGAATACGCGGCGGCCGTCGAGGAAGCCGGCTACCCCGGCATACGGGTGCTGGCCTGGCACGAGCCCGGATCGGCTGCGCGGCCGCCGACACTGGACCAGCTTGCCGCGCAACACCATCCGGCTCCGCCGCCGGTGCGCCGGGCAGTGCGGCTGACGTTGCTGACCTCCGGTACCACGGGCCTGTCCAAAGGCGTGCCGCGCGTGGTGAAACCGCAGGCGATCGCGCTGCTGACCGCGACCGCCATGGCGCTGCTGCGGCTGCGCTCCTCGGACCGCGTGCTGGTGGCGCCGCCGTTCTTCCACGGTTTCGGCCTGCTCGCGCTGCTCGGACCGCTGGCACTGGGCGCCACCGCGATCTGCCGCCGCCGCTTCGACGCTCGCCTCGCCCTCGACGACATGGCCCGGCATCGGGTCACGGTGCTGATGGCGGTTCCGGTCATGTTGCAGCGGCTGCTGGCCGTCCCCGAACTCGCGGCATCCGCCCCGAGCCGCTCGGCCCTGCGGAGCATTGTCACCGGCGCCGCGCCGATTTCGGCGGGCACCGTCGCGGGCGTGCTCGACGCGTTCGGTCCCATCCTGATCAACGGGTACGGGTCCACCGAGGCGGGTCTGGTCACCATCGCGGGCCCGGCCGATCTGGTGGCCGCACCGAACACGGCGGGCCGTCCGGCGCTGGGCGTGTCGGTGCGCATCCTGCGCGCGGACCGCACCGCCGCACCGGTCGGGGAGACCGGCATGATCTTCGTGCGCACCGCCCTGGAATACACCGGCTACACCCCCGACGCCACTGCCCGGGCCACGGCCAAGGAGGTCGTCGACGGTCACGTCAACACCGGGGACATGGGCCACATCGATGCGCGGGGCCTGCTCTACATCGATGGCCGCTCCGACGACATGATCGTCTCCGGTGGGGAGAACGTGTTTCCCGGCGAGGTCGAGGAGCGTCTCACCACGCATCCCGGCATTGCCGACGCCGTGGTCATCGGTGTCCCCGACGCCGAATTCGGGCAGGTGCTGCATGCCTTCGTCGTCGCGGCCACCGATGTCGAGACGCCGTCCGACGACGAACTCCGGCAGTACGTGCGAGCCGGCCTGGAGCGCTACAAGGTGCCCAAGCGGTTCGTCGTGCTCGACGAGATCCCGCGCAACGCCAGCGGCAAGGTGCTGCGCGGGCGGCTGCGCGACGCCTCCTGA